The following are encoded in a window of Sinomonas cyclohexanicum genomic DNA:
- the mobA gene encoding molybdenum cofactor guanylyltransferase has product MEPVPRPGVRGLTHHDASSLSAAAAPDAAAASGAAASAVAPGFDAVVLAGGRASRLGGYPKPLLSYRGVTLLDRALAAVAEARATAVVGPGPGEPGGPALHCGPASGPGGGLGPPRRSRLLVYTREEPRFAGPLAALGAGLASLRSAPGRLPVWVAVLAADLPLAVDAVAPLLASAVGDPAGDGLLGVDQSGRIQPLLAVYRRDPLEAAVAALAGQGGLADRPMKHLIARLDLLPLALPPRASDDVDTWDAARSWGIERPEPTEARDATPRQEEGHD; this is encoded by the coding sequence GTGGAGCCCGTTCCTCGCCCCGGAGTCCGCGGCCTGACGCACCACGACGCCTCCTCGCTTTCCGCTGCCGCCGCGCCGGACGCCGCGGCTGCCTCAGGCGCAGCCGCTTCCGCTGTGGCGCCCGGGTTTGACGCCGTCGTGCTCGCGGGCGGCCGGGCGTCCAGGCTCGGAGGGTACCCGAAGCCGCTCCTGTCCTACCGTGGCGTGACGCTGCTGGACCGTGCGCTGGCGGCGGTGGCTGAGGCGCGGGCCACCGCCGTCGTGGGTCCCGGCCCGGGCGAGCCCGGCGGCCCAGCGCTGCACTGCGGCCCTGCCTCCGGCCCCGGTGGTGGCCTGGGGCCGCCCCGTCGCTCGCGGCTGCTGGTCTACACCCGCGAGGAGCCGCGTTTCGCCGGGCCGCTCGCGGCGCTCGGCGCGGGCCTTGCCTCCCTGCGGTCTGCGCCAGGGCGGCTGCCCGTATGGGTGGCGGTGCTCGCCGCGGACCTGCCACTCGCCGTGGATGCGGTGGCGCCGCTTCTCGCCTCCGCCGTCGGGGACCCGGCCGGGGATGGGCTCCTCGGCGTCGACCAGAGCGGCCGCATCCAGCCGCTCCTGGCCGTGTACCGTCGGGATCCGCTCGAGGCGGCCGTGGCGGCGCTCGCGGGGCAGGGGGGACTCGCGGACCGGCCGATGAAGCACCTCATTGCTAGGCTGGACCTGCTGCCCCTGGCGCTGCCCCCGCGTGCCTCCGACGACGTCGACACGTGGGACGCGGCGCGCTCATGGGGCATCGAACGCCCCGAGCCCACTGAGGCGCGGGACGCCACGCCACGGCAGGAGGAAGGCCATGACTGA
- a CDS encoding DUF6457 domain-containing protein — protein sequence MTETPAGGSSASNSPSDAKDAVLRAWCAELTEVLGLGETEVDIDAVLGLAGVAAHSIVRPAAPLTTFIAAYAAGLAAGSGRAEPDAAMRLSIAAALQAAKARGTAGSEG from the coding sequence ATGACTGAGACGCCGGCAGGCGGGTCCAGCGCGTCCAACAGTCCCAGCGACGCGAAGGACGCCGTGCTGCGCGCGTGGTGCGCGGAGCTCACCGAGGTCCTCGGGCTCGGGGAGACCGAGGTCGACATCGACGCGGTCCTCGGCCTCGCAGGGGTCGCGGCCCATTCGATCGTCCGTCCGGCCGCGCCGCTGACCACGTTCATCGCCGCCTACGCCGCGGGCCTTGCGGCCGGAAGCGGCCGCGCCGAGCCAGACGCCGCGATGCGGCTCTCGATCGCCGCGGCGCTCCAGGCCGCGAAGGCCCGCGGGACGGCCGGGTCCGAGGGATGA
- a CDS encoding FdhF/YdeP family oxidoreductase, whose protein sequence is MSNERIVDINEDSLHVGHPETSAAGLTAVAVALQRTIGEGGPVRTARSLARINQRGGFDCPGCAWPEPNGHRKAAEFCENGAKAVAEEITVSAVTPEWWAEHPVGTLRDKTDYWLSKQGRITEPVVLRPGDDRYRRISWADAFDLVAEHINATTPDRCVFYTSGRTANETAFMYQLFARSLGTNNLPDCSNMCHESSGSALNPTIGIGKGTVSLEDIHEAELIMVVGQNPGTNHPRMLSALKECRDRGGKVVAVNPLPEAGLLHFKDPQTVEGYVGDGSTISDEFLQIKVGGDLALFQALGHLLLEEERRAPGTIVDRAFVDARTEGFAEYEAARAGIDWDETERATGLSRLEIATVANLLAKSKATVVCWALGLTQQPHSVDTIREIVNVLLLQGNFGKPGAGACPVRGHSNVQGDRTMGIWEKPKEWLLAALDTEFGISSPREHGHDSTETLHAFEKDEVDVFVSLGGNFAQANSDTEALEAGMQRAGLTVHISTKPNRSHVVHGKTSLILPTLGRTDRDDKHPKGRQFLSVEDSMSMVHATQGRLEPISEHLLAEPVIVARMAAATLGENHAVDWRAMAEDYDVIRDHISRVLPGFEDFNRRVREKNGFQLPNPPRDSRTFATEAGRAHFTVSPLEYLEAPEGHLILQTVRSHDQYNTTFYGQDDRYRGIKDGRRVILVHPEDLAALGLADRELVDVVSVFNGEERRADRFRLVSYPTAKGCAAAYFPEANALVHRDNVARESNTPGFKAITVRFERHTPAGRAAHAGELS, encoded by the coding sequence ATGAGCAACGAGCGCATTGTGGACATCAACGAGGATTCCCTGCACGTCGGCCACCCCGAGACGTCCGCCGCAGGCCTGACCGCTGTCGCCGTGGCCCTCCAGCGGACCATCGGGGAGGGCGGCCCGGTGCGCACGGCCCGCTCCCTCGCCCGGATCAACCAGCGCGGCGGCTTCGACTGCCCGGGATGCGCGTGGCCCGAGCCGAACGGCCACCGCAAGGCGGCCGAGTTCTGCGAGAACGGCGCCAAGGCCGTCGCCGAGGAGATCACCGTCTCCGCCGTTACCCCCGAGTGGTGGGCCGAGCACCCCGTCGGCACCTTGCGGGACAAGACCGACTACTGGCTTTCCAAGCAGGGCCGCATCACCGAGCCCGTGGTGCTGCGGCCGGGGGACGACCGCTACCGCCGCATCTCGTGGGCCGATGCGTTCGACCTCGTGGCCGAGCACATCAACGCCACCACCCCGGACCGCTGCGTGTTCTACACGTCTGGCCGCACGGCGAACGAGACCGCGTTCATGTACCAGCTGTTCGCGCGCAGCCTCGGGACCAACAACCTGCCGGACTGTTCGAACATGTGCCACGAGTCCTCCGGGTCCGCGCTGAACCCCACCATCGGCATCGGCAAGGGCACCGTCTCCCTCGAGGACATCCACGAGGCCGAGCTCATCATGGTGGTGGGCCAGAACCCGGGCACGAACCATCCGCGCATGCTCTCCGCGCTGAAGGAGTGCCGCGATCGCGGCGGCAAGGTCGTGGCCGTCAATCCGCTGCCCGAGGCCGGGCTCCTCCACTTCAAGGACCCGCAGACCGTCGAGGGGTACGTGGGCGACGGCTCGACGATCTCGGACGAGTTCCTGCAGATCAAGGTCGGCGGCGACCTTGCACTGTTCCAGGCACTGGGCCATCTCCTGCTGGAGGAGGAGCGCCGTGCGCCGGGGACCATCGTGGACCGGGCGTTCGTCGACGCGCGCACCGAGGGCTTCGCGGAGTACGAGGCCGCGCGCGCCGGGATCGACTGGGACGAGACGGAACGCGCCACGGGCCTGTCCCGGCTCGAAATCGCCACGGTCGCGAACTTGCTCGCCAAGTCCAAGGCCACCGTGGTCTGCTGGGCTCTCGGCCTGACCCAGCAGCCCCACTCGGTGGACACGATCCGCGAGATCGTCAACGTCCTGCTGCTCCAGGGAAACTTCGGCAAGCCCGGGGCCGGCGCGTGCCCGGTGCGCGGCCACTCGAACGTCCAGGGCGACCGGACCATGGGCATCTGGGAGAAGCCCAAGGAGTGGCTGCTCGCCGCGCTGGACACGGAGTTCGGCATCAGCAGCCCGCGCGAGCACGGCCACGATTCGACCGAGACCCTGCACGCGTTCGAGAAGGACGAGGTGGACGTGTTCGTGTCCCTCGGCGGCAACTTCGCCCAGGCGAACTCGGACACCGAGGCGCTTGAGGCGGGCATGCAGCGCGCCGGGCTCACCGTGCACATCTCCACCAAGCCCAACCGCTCCCACGTGGTCCACGGCAAGACCTCGCTCATCCTGCCCACGCTGGGCCGGACGGACCGGGACGACAAGCACCCCAAGGGGCGGCAGTTCCTCTCGGTCGAGGATTCGATGTCCATGGTCCATGCGACCCAGGGCCGCCTCGAGCCGATCTCCGAGCACCTTCTGGCCGAGCCCGTGATCGTGGCCCGCATGGCGGCCGCAACGCTGGGGGAGAACCACGCGGTGGACTGGCGCGCGATGGCCGAGGACTACGACGTGATCCGGGACCACATCTCCCGGGTCCTGCCCGGCTTCGAGGACTTCAACCGCCGCGTTCGCGAGAAGAACGGCTTCCAGCTGCCCAACCCGCCGCGTGACTCCCGCACGTTCGCCACCGAGGCCGGCCGAGCCCACTTCACGGTCAGCCCGCTCGAGTACCTCGAGGCGCCCGAGGGCCACCTCATCCTCCAGACGGTGCGCAGCCACGACCAGTACAACACCACGTTCTACGGCCAGGATGACCGGTACCGCGGCATCAAGGACGGCCGCCGGGTCATCCTCGTCCATCCCGAGGATCTTGCCGCTCTGGGCCTCGCGGACCGGGAGCTCGTCGACGTGGTGAGCGTGTTCAACGGCGAGGAGCGCCGAGCGGACCGCTTCCGCCTCGTCTCCTACCCGACGGCGAAGGGCTGCGCGGCCGCCTACTTCCCGGAGGCCAACGCGCTCGTGCACCGAGACAACGTGGCCCGCGAGTCCAACACGCCCGGCTTCAAGGCCATCACGGTGCGGTTCGAGCGGCACACCCCTGCGGGCAGGGCCGCGCACGCGGGAGAATTGAGCTGA
- a CDS encoding alpha-mannosidase — MHDDRLITEARIDRFFRERITPGIYRRTVPLAAGRWDAAGEPVRLEDALAQDFGPTAPGEEWGPAWGTMWLHLAGRVPAGWGGAGTDLEVLVDLGYTDEQPGFQCEGLAWLADGRIVKALNPRNQYVPLSQLGGGPSIDFYVEAAANPDLAQGWMFQPTPLGDKATSGDAPLYRLGPLVLAERDTAVWELAQDVWAILGLMHELPDNRPRRHLILRALERMVDVMDPHDVAGTASAGREALADVLASPAEPSAHRIVATGHAHIDSAWLWPVRETQRKCARTFANVVALMDQDPDLTFACSSAQQLEWIRDGYPLLFERIKEKVAEGRFMPVGGMWVESDTNMPGGEAMARQFVEGKRFFLEEFGVECEETWLPDSFGYSAALPQIVRAAGSRWFLSQKISWNQTNRFPHHTFLWEGIDGSRVFTHFPPADTYNSDLSASNLAHAERTFREHGRASMSLVPFGFGDGGGGPTREMMAAARRFRDLEGSPRVRVDTPRAFFAEAEAEYASPPVWTGEMYLEKHRGTYTAQARTKAGNRRSEHLLREAELWCATAAVRTGAEYPAGELRRLWHLVLLQQFHDILPGSSIAWVHRDAERNYAAIEQDVDAIIGRAARALVGPGGREILLNAAPHARAGVPALGGGGVVRPSGEARLERAVHGSERGASPTTEGATPAGWVLDNGTVRTEVDGDGLLVALVDAVTGRNAIAPGAHGNLLELHRDTPNEWDAWDLDEFYRHNVEALTAAVSVEPGSGAHGEAVLEVRRAFGDSTVRQRLVLAPGAPGLTIETEVDWHERQKLLKLGFPLDVRADRSAAETQFGHVFRPVPVNTSWDAARFEVCAHRWIHVAEPGYGVAIANRTAYGHDVTRTVRTGDGGDGGTTTTVRLSLLKSPLFPDPTADAGVHAFTVVITPNAEIPDAVREGYDANLPYRVVEGGRDVEPLVAIDNPGVVVEAVKLAEDGTGDVVVRLYEALGAKTAAELRADFDCVGVEAADLLERPLPAEAHSPLESAEGGWARLRMRPFEIVTLRLRRD, encoded by the coding sequence GTGCACGATGACCGCCTGATCACCGAGGCCCGGATCGACCGCTTCTTCCGGGAGCGCATCACGCCGGGCATCTACCGTCGCACGGTCCCGCTGGCCGCCGGGCGGTGGGACGCCGCGGGCGAGCCTGTCCGTCTGGAGGATGCCCTTGCCCAGGACTTCGGGCCCACCGCCCCGGGGGAGGAGTGGGGCCCCGCGTGGGGCACCATGTGGCTGCACCTCGCGGGACGCGTCCCTGCAGGCTGGGGCGGCGCCGGAACCGACCTCGAGGTGCTCGTGGACCTCGGGTACACCGACGAGCAGCCGGGCTTCCAGTGCGAGGGCCTTGCGTGGCTGGCGGACGGGCGCATCGTCAAGGCGCTCAACCCGCGCAACCAGTACGTCCCGTTGAGCCAGCTCGGGGGCGGCCCGTCGATCGACTTCTACGTCGAGGCCGCCGCGAACCCCGACCTCGCCCAGGGCTGGATGTTCCAACCAACACCGCTTGGGGACAAGGCCACCTCCGGCGACGCGCCGCTGTACCGCCTCGGCCCGCTCGTGCTCGCGGAGCGGGACACGGCGGTGTGGGAGCTCGCCCAGGACGTGTGGGCCATCCTCGGCCTCATGCACGAGCTTCCCGACAACCGCCCCCGTCGCCACCTGATCCTGCGCGCCCTCGAGCGGATGGTGGACGTCATGGACCCGCACGACGTCGCCGGCACGGCTTCCGCGGGCCGCGAGGCACTCGCCGACGTGCTCGCCTCGCCCGCCGAGCCCAGCGCGCACCGCATCGTCGCGACGGGGCACGCCCACATCGACTCGGCCTGGCTGTGGCCCGTGCGCGAGACGCAGCGCAAGTGCGCCCGCACGTTCGCCAACGTCGTGGCGCTCATGGACCAGGACCCGGACCTGACGTTCGCATGCTCCTCCGCCCAGCAGCTCGAGTGGATCAGGGACGGCTACCCACTCCTCTTCGAGCGGATCAAGGAGAAGGTCGCCGAGGGACGGTTCATGCCCGTGGGCGGCATGTGGGTCGAGTCGGACACCAACATGCCCGGCGGCGAGGCGATGGCGCGGCAGTTCGTCGAGGGCAAGCGGTTCTTCCTCGAGGAGTTCGGAGTCGAGTGCGAGGAGACTTGGCTGCCGGACTCTTTCGGATACTCCGCCGCGCTCCCGCAGATCGTGAGGGCTGCGGGCAGCCGGTGGTTCCTCTCGCAGAAGATCTCGTGGAACCAGACGAACCGGTTCCCGCACCACACGTTCCTGTGGGAGGGGATCGACGGCTCCCGCGTGTTCACCCACTTCCCGCCGGCGGACACCTACAACTCGGACCTGAGCGCCTCCAACCTTGCCCACGCCGAGAGGACCTTCCGAGAGCACGGACGGGCCTCAATGTCCCTCGTGCCGTTCGGCTTCGGCGACGGCGGCGGCGGCCCCACCCGCGAGATGATGGCCGCCGCGCGCCGGTTCCGCGACCTCGAGGGATCCCCCCGGGTCCGGGTCGACACGCCTCGGGCGTTCTTCGCCGAGGCGGAGGCCGAGTACGCGAGCCCGCCCGTGTGGACGGGGGAGATGTACCTCGAGAAGCACCGGGGGACATACACGGCCCAGGCCCGCACGAAGGCCGGGAACCGCCGCAGCGAGCACCTGCTGCGCGAGGCTGAGCTGTGGTGCGCCACCGCCGCGGTGCGCACCGGCGCCGAGTATCCGGCGGGCGAGCTGCGCCGCCTCTGGCACCTCGTGCTCCTGCAGCAGTTCCATGACATCCTCCCGGGCAGCTCCATCGCGTGGGTGCACCGCGACGCCGAGCGGAACTACGCCGCGATCGAGCAGGATGTTGACGCGATCATCGGCCGGGCCGCGCGCGCCCTCGTCGGGCCCGGGGGCCGCGAGATCCTCCTCAATGCGGCGCCCCACGCGAGGGCCGGCGTGCCCGCGCTGGGGGGCGGCGGCGTCGTGCGTCCATCCGGCGAGGCGCGTCTGGAGCGCGCTGTCCACGGCTCGGAGCGCGGCGCGAGCCCGACCACGGAAGGCGCGACGCCGGCTGGCTGGGTCCTCGACAATGGGACCGTCCGCACCGAGGTCGACGGCGACGGGCTGCTCGTTGCGCTCGTCGACGCGGTGACGGGCCGGAATGCGATCGCGCCGGGAGCGCACGGCAACCTCCTCGAGCTCCACCGGGACACGCCCAACGAGTGGGACGCGTGGGACCTGGACGAGTTCTACAGGCACAACGTCGAGGCCCTGACCGCGGCGGTCTCCGTGGAGCCGGGCTCCGGGGCGCACGGCGAGGCCGTCCTGGAGGTGCGGCGCGCCTTCGGGGACTCGACGGTGCGGCAGCGCCTCGTCCTCGCGCCGGGGGCCCCGGGCCTGACGATCGAGACCGAGGTCGACTGGCACGAGCGGCAGAAGCTCCTCAAGCTCGGCTTCCCCCTCGACGTGCGCGCGGACCGAAGCGCCGCCGAGACGCAGTTCGGCCACGTCTTCCGGCCGGTCCCCGTCAACACTTCCTGGGACGCCGCCCGGTTCGAGGTCTGCGCCCACCGCTGGATCCACGTTGCGGAGCCCGGCTACGGCGTCGCGATCGCCAACCGCACGGCGTACGGGCACGACGTCACCAGGACGGTCCGGACCGGTGACGGCGGCGACGGGGGCACGACGACGACTGTGCGGCTCTCGTTGCTGAAGTCTCCGCTCTTCCCTGACCCGACCGCGGACGCGGGCGTGCACGCCTTCACGGTGGTCATCACGCCCAACGCCGAGATCCCCGACGCTGTGCGCGAGGGATACGACGCGAACCTGCCTTACCGAGTCGTCGAGGGCGGCCGAGACGTCGAGCCCCTCGTGGCGATCGACAACCCGGGCGTGGTGGTGGAGGCGGTCAAGCTCGCCGAGGACGGCACCGGGGACGTCGTGGTGCGGCTGTACGAGGCACTCGGGGCCAAGACGGCGGCGGAGCTGCGGGCGGACTTCGACTGCGTCGGCGTCGAGGCAGCGGACCTGCTCGAGCGGCCACTCCCCGCTGAGGCGCACTCACCGCTTGAATCCGCGGAGGGCGGGTGGGCCCGGCTGAGAATGCGCCCGTTCGAGATCGTCACGCTCCGCCTGCGCCGCGACTGA
- the fdhD gene encoding formate dehydrogenase accessory sulfurtransferase FdhD, with protein sequence MGRLSQRRKVHKYVLGSEHPIRHKEDVLAVEEPLEIRLTGPAGTLKYSVTMRTPGHDFDLVAGFLVSEGVIWEPGQLISERFCAGEDEDGHQTFNVVDAQLRPGVVLPDLGRNVVTSSACGICGTDSIDAVRRSSHYGPAHDAVPLLPELIAGLPDRLRAAQALFDKTGGVHAAGLFSIHDDGTRAELECLREDVGRHNAVDKVVGWALREGRLPLSGTVLQVSGRASFELVQKAAMAGIPALAAVSAPSTLAVELAEEAGVTLIGFSRGHGFNVYAGHERLLS encoded by the coding sequence ATGGGCCGGTTGAGCCAGCGCCGGAAGGTCCACAAGTACGTCTTGGGCAGCGAGCACCCGATCCGGCACAAGGAGGATGTCCTCGCTGTCGAGGAGCCGCTCGAAATCCGGCTTACCGGGCCTGCCGGCACCCTCAAGTACAGCGTCACGATGCGGACCCCGGGCCACGACTTCGACCTCGTGGCCGGGTTCCTCGTCTCCGAGGGTGTGATCTGGGAGCCGGGACAGCTCATCTCGGAACGTTTCTGCGCTGGCGAGGATGAGGACGGGCACCAGACTTTCAACGTGGTCGACGCGCAGCTGCGGCCCGGGGTGGTGCTTCCGGACTTGGGGCGCAACGTCGTGACGTCCAGCGCGTGCGGGATCTGCGGGACGGACTCGATTGACGCGGTTCGGCGGTCCTCGCACTATGGCCCCGCGCACGACGCCGTGCCCCTCCTGCCCGAGCTCATCGCCGGCCTGCCGGACCGCCTCCGCGCCGCCCAGGCGCTGTTCGACAAGACGGGCGGGGTGCACGCGGCGGGGCTGTTCTCGATCCACGACGACGGCACGCGGGCCGAGCTCGAGTGCCTGCGGGAGGACGTGGGCCGGCACAACGCGGTGGACAAGGTCGTGGGCTGGGCACTGCGCGAGGGCCGGCTGCCGCTGTCCGGGACGGTCCTCCAAGTGTCGGGCCGGGCCTCGTTCGAGCTCGTGCAGAAGGCCGCGATGGCGGGGATCCCCGCCCTGGCGGCGGTGAGCGCACCGTCCACGCTGGCAGTGGAACTCGCGGAGGAGGCCGGCGTGACGCTCATCGGCTTCAGCCGCGGCCACGGGTTCAACGTCTACGCGGGCCACGAGCGACTCCTCTCCTAG
- a CDS encoding molybdopterin molybdotransferase MoeA, with protein sequence MTSGPEAAGPQHALHLTWAEAREAAAAAARPLPPADVPLARADGRTLAEPLAALRAMPHYTSSAMDGWAVCGTGPWILAEPGEPLSAHQAVPIVTGGVLPPGARSVLRREHGEVVPDDDGLPHLRVAPSAPPGSPGGGADLRPAGEEAAEGEVLLPSGTTLGPAQLALAALAGYDGLRVTGRPLVRLVRTGGEVVESGLPGPGLVRDVFSYLVPPLIEAYGGILAGHEKIGDAASEWEAALADGAADVVVTTGGTGKGGSDHFRDVVAKMGGRLIVDGVAMRPGHPTVLAELPDGRFFLGLPGNPLAAVVGLVTVGEPLLAALCGRESLAAVELPSGEVFEPELKRTRIVPFRRMYGMASPAAGIGSGMLRGLARADGFMVVPPHGLELGAPVACLPLPWGRPLGGQAPSSASGGEADAKARPRRRSVASKGPVDWSALEG encoded by the coding sequence ATGACCTCCGGCCCCGAGGCGGCCGGACCCCAGCACGCACTGCACCTCACGTGGGCCGAGGCGCGCGAGGCCGCGGCGGCCGCAGCCCGCCCGCTGCCCCCTGCCGACGTCCCGTTGGCGCGCGCCGATGGCCGCACCCTCGCTGAACCGCTCGCCGCGCTTCGGGCCATGCCCCACTACACTTCCTCCGCGATGGACGGCTGGGCGGTCTGCGGCACGGGCCCCTGGATCCTCGCAGAGCCCGGGGAGCCGCTGAGCGCGCATCAGGCCGTGCCGATCGTCACCGGCGGCGTCCTCCCGCCGGGCGCCCGGTCGGTGCTCCGGCGCGAGCACGGCGAGGTGGTCCCGGACGACGACGGGCTCCCGCACCTCCGCGTCGCGCCCTCGGCCCCGCCGGGCTCACCCGGCGGAGGCGCCGACCTGCGGCCCGCAGGGGAAGAGGCCGCCGAGGGCGAGGTCCTGCTCCCGTCCGGCACAACACTGGGCCCGGCGCAGCTCGCCCTCGCGGCGCTCGCCGGCTACGACGGGCTCCGAGTCACGGGCCGCCCGCTCGTCAGGCTCGTCCGCACCGGCGGCGAGGTGGTCGAGAGCGGGCTCCCGGGCCCCGGCCTCGTCCGCGATGTGTTCAGCTACCTCGTCCCGCCACTCATCGAGGCCTACGGCGGGATCCTGGCCGGCCACGAGAAGATCGGCGACGCCGCGTCCGAGTGGGAGGCCGCACTCGCGGACGGCGCGGCGGACGTCGTGGTCACCACCGGAGGGACGGGCAAGGGCGGGTCGGACCACTTCAGGGACGTCGTGGCGAAGATGGGCGGCCGGCTCATCGTGGACGGCGTCGCGATGCGCCCCGGCCATCCCACGGTCCTGGCCGAGCTTCCGGACGGCCGCTTCTTCCTCGGCCTGCCGGGGAACCCGCTGGCCGCCGTCGTCGGGCTCGTCACGGTCGGCGAGCCCCTGCTCGCGGCGCTGTGCGGGCGTGAGTCGCTCGCCGCCGTCGAGCTTCCCTCCGGCGAGGTGTTCGAGCCCGAGCTCAAGCGCACCCGGATCGTGCCATTCCGGCGCATGTACGGGATGGCGTCCCCGGCCGCCGGCATCGGCTCCGGCATGCTGCGGGGGCTCGCCCGCGCGGACGGGTTCATGGTGGTGCCCCCACACGGCCTCGAGCTCGGCGCCCCGGTGGCGTGCCTGCCGCTGCCGTGGGGACGGCCGCTCGGCGGGCAGGCGCCGTCGTCCGCCTCGGGGGGCGAGGCCGACGCGAAGGCGAGGCCGAGGCGGCGCTCCGTCGCGTCCAAGGGGCCGGTCGACTGGAGCGCGCTGGAAGGCTGA
- a CDS encoding HNH endonuclease: MRTLVLNAGYEPLAVVTFRRALVLVLAGKASVVLEDGEPVVGPRDVLGRPSVILLHRYIRPRRTHATAVSRRGVLRRDAHACAYCGKAAHTVDHVLPRSRGGADSWENLVACCLRCNNVKGDHTPGEMGWKLRFSPAAPVGVVWQIKELEKPAAQWSPFLAPESAA, from the coding sequence ATGCGCACACTCGTTCTCAATGCTGGATATGAACCGCTCGCGGTGGTCACCTTCCGCCGAGCGCTCGTGCTCGTGCTCGCCGGCAAGGCGAGCGTCGTGCTGGAAGACGGCGAACCGGTCGTCGGGCCACGCGATGTGCTCGGGCGCCCATCGGTGATCCTGCTCCATCGGTACATCAGACCCCGGCGCACCCATGCCACTGCTGTCAGCAGACGCGGCGTGCTGCGTCGGGATGCGCACGCGTGCGCGTACTGCGGCAAGGCCGCCCACACGGTGGACCACGTTCTGCCGCGCTCGCGGGGCGGGGCGGACTCGTGGGAGAACCTCGTGGCGTGCTGCCTGCGGTGCAATAACGTCAAGGGCGACCACACGCCGGGCGAGATGGGCTGGAAGCTCCGCTTCTCACCCGCGGCGCCGGTTGGAGTGGTCTGGCAGATCAAGGAACTGGAGAAGCCCGCCGCACAGTGGAGCCCGTTCCTCGCCCCGGAGTCCGCGGCCTGA
- a CDS encoding C40 family peptidase, with product MAQAVSGNAGTIGRQAAVIAAASGLIISAGLPAQAAETHREASALSDVASASAPSVVASNEAQVSFERPVVESVAAPVVEKVVQQTTSTAAQTARSTVQAASTPAPAPAAAAPTAAGSSLAGIAYTGIGHPYVWGGNTPAGWDCSGFTQWVYAQAGISIPRVQAWSIMKPTSTPVPGDLVVQNGGAHVGIYVGNGMMISALNPSQGTLLHAVNATGTSAFYTLTH from the coding sequence GTGGCGCAGGCCGTCTCCGGCAATGCAGGCACCATCGGCCGCCAGGCGGCCGTGATCGCCGCAGCGTCCGGTCTGATCATCAGCGCCGGGCTCCCCGCCCAGGCTGCGGAGACCCACCGTGAGGCCTCCGCCCTCTCCGACGTGGCCAGCGCCTCTGCGCCGAGCGTCGTCGCGTCCAACGAAGCCCAGGTCTCCTTCGAGCGCCCGGTCGTCGAGTCCGTGGCAGCCCCGGTCGTCGAGAAGGTCGTCCAGCAGACGACCTCCACTGCGGCCCAGACCGCCCGGTCCACGGTTCAGGCAGCTTCCACCCCGGCCCCCGCGCCGGCTGCCGCCGCGCCGACCGCCGCCGGCTCGAGCCTCGCGGGGATCGCCTACACCGGCATCGGCCACCCCTACGTCTGGGGCGGCAACACCCCCGCCGGTTGGGACTGCTCGGGCTTCACCCAGTGGGTCTACGCTCAGGCTGGAATCAGCATCCCCCGCGTGCAGGCCTGGTCCATCATGAAGCCGACCTCCACGCCCGTCCCGGGTGATCTGGTGGTCCAGAACGGCGGTGCCCACGTCGGCATCTACGTTGGCAACGGCATGATGATCAGCGCGCTGAACCCCTCGCAGGGCACCCTGCTCCACGCCGTGAACGCCACGGGCACCTCTGCCTTCTACACTCTCACCCACTGA
- a CDS encoding NlpC/P60 family protein: MTTRAGIARHRADNTSSLAVIAKAVTVNAGGVGRQAAVIAAAGGLVLTGSVAANAADVSTQREASAPISLDVESAVQAPISAEANATVSFERPAVESVAAPVVEAPAPAPAATQTQAAAPAPKVQVAAATPAPAAAPKPAAASGMGAAIAAAAYAQLGVAQDCTMLVTNSLAAVGIHYHGWPAGYLSLGRTVSAAEAQPGDLAYYANGGMGMAHIAVYVGNGMAVHGGWNGNTTALFSVNVGSGPVFIRVGG; encoded by the coding sequence ATGACCACTCGTGCAGGCATTGCCCGCCACCGCGCGGACAACACCTCCTCGCTGGCCGTCATCGCGAAGGCCGTCACCGTGAACGCTGGCGGCGTTGGCCGCCAGGCTGCCGTCATCGCCGCCGCCGGCGGACTCGTGCTCACGGGCAGCGTCGCCGCCAACGCGGCCGACGTCTCGACCCAGCGCGAGGCCTCAGCCCCGATCTCGCTCGACGTCGAGAGCGCTGTGCAGGCGCCGATCTCGGCCGAGGCCAACGCCACCGTAAGCTTCGAGCGCCCCGCCGTCGAGTCGGTCGCCGCGCCGGTTGTCGAGGCCCCGGCCCCCGCTCCGGCCGCGACCCAGACGCAGGCCGCCGCCCCGGCCCCCAAGGTCCAGGTCGCCGCCGCGACGCCCGCCCCGGCCGCCGCACCGAAGCCGGCTGCCGCGTCCGGCATGGGCGCTGCGATCGCCGCCGCCGCGTACGCCCAGCTCGGCGTCGCCCAGGACTGCACGATGCTCGTGACCAACTCGCTGGCCGCCGTCGGCATCCACTACCACGGCTGGCCGGCTGGCTACCTCTCCCTCGGCCGCACGGTGAGCGCCGCGGAGGCTCAGCCGGGCGATCTCGCCTACTACGCCAACGGCGGCATGGGCATGGCCCACATCGCCGTCTACGTGGGCAACGGCATGGCCGTTCACGGCGGCTGGAACGGCAACACCACCGCGCTGTTCAGCGTCAACGTCGGCTCCGGGCCGGTCTTCATCCGCGTCGGCGGCTGA